In Acidobacteriota bacterium, the following are encoded in one genomic region:
- the rplL gene encoding 50S ribosomal protein L7/L12: MADINGLVEQIKTLTLLEASELVKTLEETFGVSAAAATVAAAPAGAAAPAPVEEKDEFTVVLTGAGANKINVIKVVRELTGLGLKEAKDLVDGAPKPVKEGVTKDEAEKVKTKLTDAGASVELK; encoded by the coding sequence ATGGCTGACATCAACGGACTGGTCGAACAAATCAAAACGCTGACGCTGCTCGAAGCGTCGGAACTCGTCAAAACTTTGGAAGAGACCTTTGGCGTCTCGGCGGCTGCGGCGACGGTCGCGGCGGCTCCGGCTGGGGCGGCGGCTCCGGCTCCGGTTGAAGAGAAGGACGAATTCACGGTCGTGCTCACGGGCGCGGGCGCGAACAAGATCAACGTCATCAAGGTCGTCCGCGAATTGACAGGCTTGGGTCTGAAAGAGGCCAAGGACTTGGTTGACGGCGCGCCGAAGCCCGTCAAAGAAGGCGTCACCAAGGATGAAGCGGAGAAGGTCAAAACCAAACTTACCGATGCTGGCGCTTCTGTCGAACTCAAGTAA
- a CDS encoding 50S ribosomal protein L10 yields the protein MKTRKQKDEAIAVLKEEFQQASHALVISFQGVAVEKDWEMRNALRAANLNYRVIKNTIGRQAVEGTPLEALKDSFIGMSAIAYSPNDPVGLAKVLSKFAKESDKIKFKAGVVEGRAIAVKDIDTLASMPSKEELISKLMWVLNSGAQRIATVINAVPRNLAVVVDQIAKQKGGGAEV from the coding sequence ATGAAAACCAGAAAGCAAAAAGACGAAGCGATTGCTGTGCTCAAAGAGGAATTTCAGCAAGCCAGTCACGCCCTTGTCATCAGTTTCCAGGGTGTGGCGGTCGAAAAGGATTGGGAAATGCGCAATGCCTTGCGCGCCGCTAATCTGAATTATCGCGTTATCAAGAACACCATCGGCCGCCAGGCGGTTGAGGGCACGCCACTCGAAGCGTTGAAAGACAGCTTCATTGGCATGTCGGCGATTGCCTATAGCCCGAACGATCCGGTCGGTTTGGCGAAAGTGCTGAGCAAGTTCGCCAAGGAAAGCGACAAGATCAAGTTCAAGGCTGGCGTCGTCGAAGGCCGTGCGATTGCCGTCAAAGATATTGACACGCTCGCTTCGATGCCCTCGAAGGAAGAGTTGATCAGCAAACTGATGTGGGTGCTCAACTCGGGCGCACAGCGGATTGCCACGGTCATCAACGCCGTGCCGCGCAATTTGGCGGTGGTCGTAGATCAGATTGCCAAGCAAAAGGGCGGCGGCGCGGAAGTGTAG